In one Dermatophagoides farinae isolate YC_2012a chromosome 4, ASM2471394v1, whole genome shotgun sequence genomic region, the following are encoded:
- the LOC124490776 gene encoding tRNA (guanine(10)-N(2))-methyltransferase TRMT11 has product MVVPKRYVIRFANELNNFRSMEFNALASLYKLNFKFIEPISEKPFMIIETSDEDTLRKVFNRIILATSLFECWISSNDLNQFINEINNCLQIKNDEYYQNCSFRIQVEAFGRKISQSQKIERIERLSGLSLKGPIRMTNPDVTFYYMEYYGLNPNIQPELPYQILFGKWIANSNRKLLSTFSLKNRKFIANTSMDATLAFLMANIARVNVDDIVYDPFVGSGSLLVSAAYYGAYVCGTDIDYPLLHGMIKPTRVGAKKREDDESVQGNLKQYGLESRYLNVIAGDSSLQLFRNNIEFDAIITDPPYGIRESRERIGSKKSDPTIPIEYLDRHLPAKLQYKLDDIYHDLLNFSAQHLKPNGIVTFWAPYFKRFYNNETTKQFQTLSQIDSLPKYDHHNDPSLRFQHQRLRLLSFGEQKLTKNCSRILVTMQKIL; this is encoded by the exons atggttGTTCCAAAAAGATATGTCATCCGTTTTgctaatgaattgaataatttccGTTCGATG GAATTCAATGCATTGGCTTCTTtgtataaattgaattttaaattcattgaacCAATATCGGAAAAg CCATTCATGATCATTGAAACTAGTGATGAGGATACACTTCGTAAGGtattcaatcgaatcattttaGCTACTAGTCTATTCGAATGTTGGATTTCATCAAacgatttgaatcaatttattaacgaaataaataattgcttacaaattaaaaatgatgaatattatcaaaattgCTCATTTCGAATACAAGTTGAAGCATTTGGTAGGAAAATTTCACaatcacaaaaaattgaacgtATCGAACGGCTATCTGGTTTGTCATTGAAAGGACCAATTCGAATGACCAATCCCGATGTAACATTCTATTATATGGAATATTATGGACTCAATCCTAATATACAACCTGAACTGCCatatcaaattttatttggaaaATGGATCGCTAACAGTAATCGAAAATTgttatcaacattttcattgaaaaatagaaaattcatCGCCAACACATCGATGGATGCGACATTAGCATTTCTGATGGCTAATATTGCCCGTGTCAATGTGGATGATATTGTTTATGACCCATTTGTTGGTTCCGGTAGTTTACTTGTATCTGCTGCATATTATGGTGCCTATGTTTGCGGTACAGATATTGATTATCCATTATTACATGGAATGATAAAACCAACAAGAGTTGGTGCCAAAAAACGTGAGGACGATGAATCTGTACAAGGAAATCTAAAACAATATGGACTTGAATCTAGATATCTTAATGTTATTGCCGgtgattcatcattacaattattTCGAAATAATATCGAATTCGATGCAATCATAACTGATCCACCATATGGTATACGAGAATCACGTGAACGTATTGGttcaaaaaaatctgatcCAACCATACCAATTGAATATCTTGATCGACATCTACCAGCTAAATTACAATATAAACTTGATGATATATATCatgatttattgaatttttctgcACAACATTTAAAACCTAATGGTATTGTTACATTTTGGGCACCATATTTTAAACGTttctataataatgaaacaacgaaacaatttcaaacattgtCACAGATAGATTCATTACCtaaatatgatcatcataatgatccgTCCTTACGTTTTCAACATCAACGTTTacgtttattatcatttggtgaacaaaaattgacgaaaaattgttcaagaATATTGGTTACAatgcaaaaaattttataa
- the eIF2Balpha gene encoding eukaryotic translation initiation factor 2B subunit alpha encodes MADFDLEKFYKSINDDEKSSAILTLQTLMEFLRMDTSRTANELSRNLRDAIDQLKKIDPVIEVESVAEIYFRFITLSAAKFDDFQELKEELSRRSKLYMDKVSKSRQQLAKVAQKFITNDSTILVHSFSRAVLETLLECRNQNKCLRIFVTESAPDNRGRELCAQLKLEGFEQVTLILDSAVGSMMDCVDLVLVGAEGVTESGGIINKIGTYQIAICAKAHNKTFYVLAENYKFIRLYPLSQSDIPDRIRFRTLPLTSMNRAKHECHPCVDYTPPNYITLLLTDLGPLTTAAVCDMLVQLYT; translated from the exons atggctgattttgatttggaaaaattttataaatctataaatgatgatgaaaaatcatcgGCCATATTAACGTTGCAAACATTGATGGAATTTCTTCGTATGGATACATCACGTACGGCTAATGAATTATCTCGTAATCTTCGCGATGCTATTGATCAacttaaaaaaattgatccagTAATTGAAGTTGAATCGGTAgctgaaatttattttcgtttcattacGTTAAGTGCTGCTAAATTTGAT GATTTTCAAGAACTCAAAGAAGAACTATCACGTCGAAGTAAATTATATATGGATAAAGTATCAAAAAGTCGTCAACAATTGGCAAAAGTTGcacaaaaattcataacCAATGATTCGACCATacttgttcattcattttcaagagCTGTATTGGAAACATTATTGGAATGTCGAAATCAGAATAAATGCCTAAGAATTTTTGTTACCGAATCGGCACCAGATAATCGTGGTCGTGAACTTTGTGCCCAATTAAAATTAGAAGGTTTCGAGCAGGTAACATTGATTTTGGATTCAGCCGTTGGTTCTATGATGGACTGTGTAGATCTTGTGTTAGTTGGTGCTGAAGGTGTTACAGAAAGTGGTGGTATTATTAACAAG ATTGGAACCTATCAGATAGCCATATGTGCTAAAGCACATAATAAAACATTTTATGTACTTGctgaaaattataaatttattCGCCTTTATCCACTCTCACAATCGGATATACCTGATCGTATTAGATTTCGAACATTACCATTGACCAGTATGAATCGTGCCAAACATGAATGTCATCCATGTGTTGATTATACACCACCCAATTAtataacattattattgactgATCTTGGTCCATTAACAACGGCTGCCGTTTGTGATATGTTGGTACAATTGtatacatga
- the Ntmt gene encoding N-terminal methyltransferase: protein MAMEKSDKQDHDDDDLYEKGRSYWERIAPNIDGMLGGWTNINTSDVDESRKLLRILLKPIKMIESLKRPLRCLDCGAGIGRVSKYVLSKFFDEIDLLEQNETFVLKAKDFLGDGYHRVKHTYIQGMQEFAPIDGIIYDCIWGQWVYGYLTDEDLILFLEKCLRILDKQHGFIVVKDNVSKDEDSYVDDEDGFVTRTEAQFLSLFSKVPNLIVKDIFRQKRMPKELLPVKMFVLVHAKTRQ, encoded by the coding sequence ATGGCCATGGAAAAATCTGATAAACAAGatcatgacgatgatgatttatatgaGAAAGGCCGATCTTATTGGGAACGTATTGCACCGAATATTGATGGAATGTTAGGTGGTTGGACCAATATCAATACCAGCGATGTAGATGAATCCAGAAAATTACTTAGGATTCTATTGAaaccaatcaaaatgatcgaATCATTGAAACGTCCACTTAGATGTTTAGATTGTGGCGCCGGTATTGGCCGTGTTAGTAAATATGTtttgtcaaaatttttcgatgaaaTCGATCTACtcgaacaaaatgaaacattcgTTTTGAAAGCCAAAGATTTTCTTGGTGATGGTTATCATCGTGTGAAACATACTTATATACAAGGAATGCAAGAATTTGCTCCTATCGATGGTATAATCTATGATTGCATTTGGGGTCAATGGGTTTATGGATATCTGACCGATGAGGATctgattttatttcttgaAAAATGCCTTCGAATCCTTGATAAACAGCATGGATTTATTGTGGTAAAAGATAATGTATCTAAAGATGAAGATTCATACGTTGACGATGAGGATGGTTTTGTAACAAGAACAGAGGCTCAATTTTTGAGTTTATTTTCTAAAGTACCAAATTTAATTGTTAAAGATATTTTTCGACAAAAAAGAATGCCAAAAGAATTATTGCCTGTTAAAATGTTTGTCCTAGTTCATGCAAAAACCCGTCAATAA